Proteins encoded by one window of Bacteroidales bacterium:
- the mutL gene encoding DNA mismatch repair endonuclease MutL, with protein MSDFIRLLPDSVANQIAAGEVIQRPASAVKELMENAIDAGATQIKLIIKDAGRTLIQVIDNGTGMTVTDARMCFERHATSKIREAKDLFAIRTLGFRGEALASIAAVAQVELRTRKEADELGTSVIIEGSRIKSQESVSCPKGTSISARNLFFNIPARRNFLKSDSVEFRHILEEFQRIALVHPDVELSLVHNEKPVFQLSKVNLRQRIVHLFGSNINEKLLPVDMKTEQVQIFGFIGKPEAAKRTRGEQYFFANGRFIRHSYLHHAVEQAFEELLPESAIPSYFLFIEVDPLTIDVNIHPTKTEVNFQHGPLLYGSMRSAVKHALGMFTLTPILDFEREAIFDHPLPPGHEVKAPTIRINPDYNPFNQVKPVLQKPTEGLRANRDEWEKVYEIVRSSNDLEPGANKSELFETDLSSATRNNHPTELMVNSFPAAKLIQVQNRYIISNVKSGLLIVDQQRAHERILFEQISTMLEKEPGTQQLNLFPITIQLSMVDSDILIEIKNDLCKLGFDINELGGGSFVVNSIPASLPIKAIEEFIGEILEDYKKNKVEPGSAGRVKFAGILAKTIAIKSGKVLQTEEMQSLIDQLFACKVPDMAPDGKQILRILNQIEIEKLLH; from the coding sequence ATGTCCGATTTCATACGGTTACTTCCGGATTCTGTTGCCAACCAGATTGCTGCTGGTGAGGTGATTCAGAGGCCTGCTTCTGCCGTGAAGGAATTAATGGAAAATGCAATTGATGCAGGAGCAACACAAATCAAACTGATTATTAAAGATGCCGGGCGCACGCTAATCCAGGTAATCGATAATGGTACAGGTATGACTGTTACTGATGCCAGGATGTGTTTTGAAAGACATGCTACTTCAAAGATCAGAGAAGCCAAAGACCTTTTTGCTATACGTACACTTGGATTCAGAGGAGAGGCATTAGCTTCAATAGCAGCAGTTGCCCAGGTGGAACTCAGAACCCGCAAAGAAGCGGATGAATTGGGTACTTCAGTGATTATTGAAGGATCCAGAATTAAAAGCCAGGAGTCTGTGAGTTGTCCGAAAGGGACCTCCATTTCAGCAAGGAATTTATTTTTTAATATACCCGCCAGACGAAATTTTTTGAAGTCAGATTCTGTTGAATTCAGGCATATTCTGGAGGAATTTCAACGAATCGCCCTTGTACATCCGGATGTTGAGTTAAGCCTGGTTCACAATGAGAAACCGGTTTTTCAACTTAGTAAAGTCAATCTCAGACAACGGATTGTTCATCTTTTTGGCAGTAATATTAATGAAAAGCTTTTACCAGTAGATATGAAGACTGAGCAGGTTCAGATATTCGGATTTATTGGTAAACCAGAGGCTGCAAAAAGGACGAGAGGTGAACAGTATTTTTTTGCCAATGGAAGATTTATCAGGCATTCCTATCTTCACCATGCTGTGGAACAAGCGTTTGAAGAACTGCTTCCGGAGTCTGCGATTCCTTCTTATTTCCTTTTTATTGAAGTTGACCCTCTCACTATAGATGTCAACATACATCCTACCAAAACAGAAGTAAATTTCCAACACGGTCCACTTTTGTATGGATCGATGCGATCAGCTGTTAAACATGCACTGGGAATGTTTACCCTTACTCCTATCCTGGATTTTGAAAGGGAGGCTATATTTGACCACCCTTTACCACCGGGTCATGAGGTGAAAGCTCCCACGATCAGGATCAATCCGGATTATAATCCTTTTAATCAGGTAAAGCCTGTACTCCAGAAACCAACAGAAGGTCTGCGTGCAAACCGCGATGAATGGGAAAAGGTGTATGAAATTGTCAGATCTTCCAATGATCTGGAGCCAGGTGCAAACAAGTCAGAATTGTTTGAAACAGATTTATCATCAGCAACCAGGAATAACCATCCAACAGAATTGATGGTAAATTCATTTCCTGCTGCCAAACTTATTCAGGTTCAAAACCGTTATATTATATCCAATGTTAAATCAGGTTTACTAATTGTTGATCAGCAAAGGGCGCATGAAAGGATACTTTTTGAGCAGATTAGCACGATGCTCGAAAAGGAACCAGGAACCCAACAGTTGAATTTATTTCCGATAACCATCCAATTATCCATGGTTGACAGTGATATTCTAATTGAGATTAAGAATGATCTGTGTAAACTTGGATTTGATATTAATGAATTAGGAGGTGGTTCGTTCGTGGTAAATTCAATTCCTGCTTCCCTGCCAATAAAAGCAATAGAAGAATTCATTGGTGAGATTCTCGAAGATTACAAGAAAAATAAGGTAGAACCTGGATCTGCCGGTAGAGTGAAATTTGCAGGGATTTTGGCCAAAACAATTGCTATAAAATCCGGCAAAGTATTGCAGACGGAAGAAATGCAATCCTTGATTGATCAACTTTTTGCTTGTAAAGTACCAGATATGGCTCCGGATGGAAAGCAGATATTGCGGATTCTTAATCAAATAGAAATTGAAAAATTACTTCATTAA